One Defluviitoga tunisiensis genomic window carries:
- the aglA gene encoding alpha-glucosidase AglA, whose protein sequence is MSIKISFIGAGSVRYTVKLVGDLAKTKELNDSLVSLMDIDEERLEAVYNLCKRYNEEIGGNLKFEKTLNREESLKGADFVINTALYRAPGHEDGYVSYEIMRDVAENYGYYRGIDSQEFNMISDYYTFTNYNHLKMSLDIARSVEKICPNAWLIQTANPVFEITQLIKRLTNVKVIGFCHGVEGIFEVLKALGIDKKDTDWQVAGVNHGIWLNRFVYKGENAYPLLDEWIEKESKHWEPKSPWDTHLCPAVIDMYRFYGRLPIGDTTRNGSWKYHHSLEAKKRWYGKFGGIDNEIERPKFYEELRQIKRMIIEVSKNPKIKITENWPEEFPKEKLSGEQQIPFINALTNNIEVRLFLNVLNNGTIQGIPDDIVVEVPVKVNKNGIFPEKIEPDLPEKIKKYYLTPRIMRMGMALDAFITGDRKILEEVLVRDPRTKNYDYIPKLWDEIFNLPFNKEMKEHYNKYK, encoded by the coding sequence ATGTCAATAAAAATATCTTTTATAGGGGCAGGAAGTGTAAGGTACACAGTTAAGTTGGTTGGAGATTTAGCGAAAACAAAGGAGCTTAATGATAGTTTAGTTTCACTCATGGATATAGATGAAGAAAGGCTAGAAGCAGTATATAACTTGTGTAAAAGGTACAATGAAGAAATTGGAGGAAATTTGAAATTTGAAAAAACTTTAAATAGAGAAGAGTCTCTTAAAGGCGCTGATTTTGTAATAAATACAGCGTTATATAGAGCACCAGGACACGAAGATGGTTATGTCAGTTATGAAATTATGAGAGATGTTGCAGAAAATTACGGCTACTACAGAGGGATAGATAGTCAAGAGTTTAATATGATATCAGACTATTACACTTTTACAAATTATAATCATTTAAAAATGTCACTTGACATAGCTAGATCCGTAGAAAAAATATGTCCGAACGCGTGGCTCATTCAAACAGCGAATCCTGTTTTTGAAATAACTCAATTAATAAAAAGACTAACAAACGTTAAAGTAATTGGATTTTGTCATGGGGTAGAAGGTATTTTTGAGGTTTTAAAGGCATTAGGAATAGACAAAAAAGATACAGATTGGCAAGTTGCTGGAGTTAACCACGGGATTTGGTTGAACAGATTTGTCTACAAAGGGGAAAATGCCTATCCTTTGTTAGATGAGTGGATAGAAAAAGAGTCAAAACATTGGGAACCAAAAAGCCCTTGGGATACGCACCTATGTCCAGCAGTTATTGACATGTACCGATTTTATGGAAGGTTACCTATTGGAGATACGACGCGTAATGGTTCTTGGAAATATCATCACAGTTTAGAAGCTAAAAAGCGATGGTATGGAAAATTTGGAGGAATAGACAATGAAATAGAGCGTCCAAAGTTTTATGAAGAACTAAGACAAATAAAAAGGATGATTATAGAGGTATCAAAAAATCCCAAAATAAAAATTACAGAAAATTGGCCCGAAGAGTTTCCAAAAGAAAAATTAAGTGGAGAACAACAAATACCTTTTATAAATGCTTTAACTAATAATATTGAAGTGAGATTATTTTTAAATGTTCTAAACAACGGAACAATACAGGGAATTCCTGATGATATAGTTGTTGAAGTTCCTGTTAAGGTTAATAAAAATGGAATATTTCCTGAAAAGATAGAGCCGGACCTACCAGAAAAAATTAAGAAATACTATCTAACCCCTCGTATAATGAGAATGGGAATGGCGTTAGATGCTTTTATTACAGGAGATAGAAAAATTTTGGAAGAGGTTTTGGTAAGAGATCCACGAACTAAAAATTATGATTATATACCCAAACTATGGGATGAGATATTTAACTTACCTTTTAATAAGGAAATGAAGGAACATTATAATAAATATAAATAA
- a CDS encoding methyl-accepting chemotaxis protein yields MINNSVKSRIISIILIVFVLFGITVIFNINSLNVSNVGLKSFESLSDEVASISEMEVNFFDSVLNYKDYLINSIEEHENSFKNNLSEMKDQINELLSTTQNNLNLLDLNELLISYEQNFYLLVTLNTEFNECSNEFNTLSESLIQKLLEFDTVTMHLAFYAFSENPVDIVNNINDIVGEYISSKSSSAKNNVINLFSTLKNNLSLVGPSLTKEEHKTVFLQVAELADELESKFNQIIDLVETQENLTRQMEQLRLEILNLLEEQRAQLKEQQDTLGPQLIEKNNRSIVLTIILTVVAFVVAIIMVIYLIRSITKPLLELRNKINQFKEGDLTVDFQVKSKDEIGQMGLALSEMSKELRNSMGSIREASDKVQKSSVNLTNTSQESRENSEELKRQMDTIQAYAEETAENVEEVTSGVDEVARAAQGVSRDAQRLSEEAENTNKAAQEGSQTIISISEIVKEAVERTKESQKEVTQLATNAKDVQSIVETINSITEQTNLLALNAAIEAARAGEAGRGFAVVADEIRKLAEESRNATDEISQILTNITQGTKKVNESTNKVVETIEEVNEKMVNVLKSFNNIRERIEKMNQGIENMTASAEEQSASAEEMSSAIERVARAVSEISEQLENSRKVIDRQLNQSVEINESAKELSELSSELEALVKRFKI; encoded by the coding sequence ATGATAAATAATTCTGTAAAAAGTAGAATTATCAGCATTATTTTAATTGTGTTTGTTTTATTTGGAATAACTGTAATATTTAATATCAATTCGCTTAACGTTTCTAATGTAGGTTTAAAATCTTTTGAAAGTTTATCTGACGAAGTTGCTAGTATTTCTGAAATGGAAGTGAATTTTTTTGATTCAGTTCTGAATTATAAAGATTACCTTATAAATAGCATTGAAGAACATGAGAATTCCTTTAAAAATAATTTATCAGAGATGAAAGATCAGATAAACGAGCTTTTATCTACTACCCAAAATAATTTAAATCTGCTTGATTTAAATGAACTTCTTATTTCTTATGAGCAAAATTTTTATCTGCTTGTTACATTAAATACAGAGTTCAATGAGTGCTCAAATGAATTCAACACACTGTCAGAATCACTTATTCAAAAATTGCTTGAATTTGATACGGTTACCATGCATTTAGCTTTTTATGCTTTTTCTGAAAATCCTGTAGATATTGTAAATAATATTAATGATATCGTAGGAGAATATATCTCTTCGAAATCAAGCTCTGCAAAAAATAATGTTATAAATTTGTTTTCAACTCTAAAAAATAATCTATCATTAGTTGGTCCAAGTTTGACTAAAGAAGAGCACAAAACAGTTTTTTTACAAGTTGCAGAACTTGCAGATGAGCTTGAAAGTAAATTCAATCAAATAATCGATTTAGTTGAAACCCAAGAGAATTTAACTCGGCAGATGGAACAATTAAGGTTAGAAATATTAAATCTGTTAGAAGAACAAAGAGCTCAATTAAAAGAACAACAAGACACGCTTGGTCCACAACTAATAGAAAAGAACAACAGATCGATTGTACTAACAATAATATTAACAGTAGTGGCCTTTGTAGTAGCAATAATTATGGTCATATACCTAATACGAAGTATAACCAAACCATTACTTGAATTAAGGAACAAGATAAACCAATTCAAAGAAGGAGACCTAACAGTAGACTTTCAAGTAAAAAGTAAAGATGAAATAGGACAGATGGGATTAGCCTTATCAGAGATGAGTAAAGAACTAAGGAACTCAATGGGCTCAATAAGAGAAGCTTCAGACAAAGTACAAAAATCATCAGTTAATTTAACCAATACCTCTCAAGAAAGTAGAGAAAACTCAGAAGAATTAAAACGACAAATGGATACGATACAGGCATATGCAGAAGAGACAGCAGAAAATGTAGAAGAAGTAACGTCAGGGGTAGACGAAGTAGCCAGGGCAGCGCAAGGGGTATCTCGAGATGCCCAAAGATTAAGTGAAGAAGCAGAAAATACAAACAAAGCAGCGCAAGAAGGAAGTCAAACAATAATAAGCATAAGTGAGATAGTAAAAGAAGCGGTAGAAAGGACAAAAGAAAGCCAAAAAGAAGTGACCCAACTAGCGACGAATGCGAAAGATGTTCAAAGCATAGTAGAAACAATAAACTCGATAACGGAACAAACGAACCTTCTAGCGCTAAATGCAGCGATAGAAGCAGCAAGGGCAGGAGAAGCAGGAAGAGGCTTTGCAGTAGTAGCGGATGAGATAAGAAAGTTAGCTGAAGAATCAAGAAATGCGACAGATGAAATAAGTCAAATACTAACAAACATAACGCAAGGTACAAAGAAAGTGAACGAGTCAACGAACAAGGTAGTAGAAACGATAGAAGAAGTAAACGAAAAGATGGTAAATGTACTAAAAAGTTTTAACAACATAAGAGAACGAATAGAAAAGATGAATCAAGGGATAGAAAACATGACAGCGAGTGCAGAAGAACAAAGTGCAAGTGCCGAAGAGATGAGTTCAGCGATAGAGCGAGTAGCAAGGGCGGTATCAGAGATAAGTGAACAACTAGAAAACTCAAGAAAGGTAATAGACAGGCAACTAAATCAATCGGTAGAGATAAACGAAAGTGCAAAAGAGTTGAGTGAATTATCTTCTGAACTAGAGGCTTTAGTTAAGAGGTTTAAGATATAA
- a CDS encoding carboxypeptidase regulatory-like domain-containing protein, with the protein MKSGNVSGTTDSAGKYALYKVPIANTSISASKSGYVTNTQTLSLVADEQKTVNFTLSPELAQDEELRIVLTWGESPSDLDSHLLVPPDASHLNGYEVDYRTKGIDDPDEYPYAFLDVDDTSSYGPETITIFNTLNHTYKYFVHNYSGSPEITTSNAIVQVYDRNGLRKTYNIPTSGNGRYWYVFDIDASGGIINRNVIQEVAPAL; encoded by the coding sequence GTGAAATCTGGTAATGTCTCTGGAACAACTGATTCAGCAGGTAAGTACGCTTTATACAAGGTCCCAATCGCCAATACCTCCATCAGTGCCTCCAAGTCCGGCTATGTAACCAACACGCAAACTTTGTCTTTGGTTGCAGATGAACAAAAAACTGTTAATTTTACACTTTCACCAGAACTGGCTCAAGATGAAGAATTGAGAATCGTTCTAACTTGGGGTGAGAGTCCAAGTGACTTAGATAGTCACCTTCTTGTTCCACCGGACGCAAGTCATCTTAATGGTTATGAAGTTGACTACCGGACTAAAGGTATCGATGATCCCGATGAATATCCATATGCATTCTTAGATGTCGATGATACAAGTAGCTATGGTCCCGAAACGATAACTATCTTTAATACTCTCAACCATACTTATAAATATTTTGTGCATAACTACAGTGGAAGTCCAGAAATAACCACCTCCAATGCAATAGTGCAAGTATATGATAGAAACGGCTTACGCAAAACATATAACATTCCCACTAGCGGTAATGGTCGTTATTGGTATGTTTTTGATATTGATGCAAGTGGTGGAATAATCAATAGAAACGTAATACAAGAAGTGGCACCAGCATTATAA